From the Aspergillus puulaauensis MK2 DNA, chromosome 1, nearly complete sequence genome, the window GTGTCTATTCGGAATCTCTAACACATCTACAAATACAACCTCTCGATCATTTCATTTCCATTAGAATGGCAACTTCCCTCGCAGCCCCTTCACAAGCTCCGGAACCGTCAGTGCCCCAACAGGAACAGTCGCCAACCGCTCCCTCACAACCTGCAACAAACTCGGCAAAGCAGCCTGAGTCTGGGGAAAGGCCCTCGTAAACAAGAAATAAATCCCCGTACTGAGCCCACCAGCTACCGCAAATGCCGACAAAAGGCCCAGATACGAGAGGACCTCCACACCGGGCTTTTTGAATAAATACCTCTTCCGGTCCCCGAGTCTTGTCTTCCCCTTCAGCGATGGGATATATTTGAAGTCGAAGACTGTTTCCTTCCCGAGCCCTTCTTTCTCGTCCATGAGGTGTTTCCAGAACAATTTCTTGCGGTTCTATACCCGCATCAGTATCAGGGACGCAgagatggtgttgttgacggTTTGATGGAACATACCTCGATGATATATCTATCAATGGCAGGGACAAGGGGAAGCGTTTTCGCCTGAACCTGCACCCAGAAACAGTACCCCCACATAAGCACCTTATGATATAAGCCCGTCTTAGGAATGTGCAATTCATCCGAGAGTTGGTCACCATTAAGCAGTCTTGTCAACGCATCCATATATTCTAGCGACGCATATATTGGCGCCGTATTCTCGAGTCCAATGGCGATGTTCCGCGCAAGAATCCTTCCCGTATCGGTAGGTTCGAATTCATTAACGAGCAGAGACTCGGAGGTGATCTTGGCCTTTGCTGCACTCTCGAATGGCTCTGTTGGTGCACCCATGTACCAGGCTACGAGTCGCCAAAGTGCAATAtaatcttcctcttcctgggGAGTTAGAATAACACCCTGTCGGGGCATACCAAGCCAGATGACCGTACTGCTGAA encodes:
- a CDS encoding oxygenase MpaB family protein (COG:S;~EggNog:ENOG410PK5T;~InterPro:IPR037473,IPR018713;~PFAM:PF09995;~TransMembrane:1 (o420-444i)), which produces MSVTTNKKGNRVEYHYWDYSFEWTDKHIPGSELEPWIRTCDTLADEANEILDALPAPASDPSKRDRYALLRDNHSSDPKLEVLWTEINTVPEWVNWEQIERGQDLFWRYLIPVTNALTFVSLLGGMGAIRVGEILSRTGGFGAKVVRRRLLETVQHTIQVNNSPASMKPGGEGHLASVRVRLLHSAVRRRIMSLVEQDPKYYDSERYGLPINDLDSFATINTFSSTVIWLGMPRQGVILTPQEEEDYIALWRLVAWYMGAPTEPFESAAKAKITSESLLVNEFEPTDTGRILARNIAIGLENTAPIYASLEYMDALTRLLNGDQLSDELHIPKTGLYHKVLMWGYCFWVQVQAKTLPLVPAIDRYIIENRKKLFWKHLMDEKEGLGKETVFDFKYIPSLKGKTRLGDRKRYLFKKPGVEVLSYLGLLSAFAVAGGLSTGIYFLFTRAFPQTQAALPSLLQVVRERLATVPVGALTVPELVKGLRGKLPF